The following DNA comes from Enterocloster bolteae.
GCATTTGGAGAAGAAGCAGAAATCGTAGCTACCGTTATCTGCGGTGACTCCTATTTCAACGAGAACGTTGAAGCTGCTAAAAAGACCATTCTGGATATGATCAGCAGCCAGAAGCCAGACGCAGTTATCTGCGGACCGGCATTCAATGCAGGACGTTACGGCGTTGCCTGCGGTACTGTTGCACTGGCAGTTAAGGAAGAGTTAAACCTTCCGGTTCTGACTGGTATGTACAAAGAGAACCCAGGCGCTGACATGTACAAGACCAAAGTATATGTGGTTGAGACCAAGAACAGCGCAGCCGGCATGAGAAGTGCAGTTGCCACCATGGCTCCTCTGGCACTTAAGCTTGCCAAGGGTGAGAAGCTTGGTTCTTCCAAGGAAGAGGGCTATATGCCAAACGGCATCCGTGTCAACTTCTTTGAGGACAAGAGAGGCTCTCAGAGAGCAGTAGAGATGCTGATTAAGAAGCTGTCCGGCAAGGAATTCACAACCGAGTTCCCAATGCCTGACTTCGACAGAGTAGATCCGAATCCGGCTGTTAAAGATATGGCTCATGCAAAAATCGCTCTGGTTACCTCCGGCGGTATCGTACCAAAGGGCAACCCGGACCACATCGAGTCCTCCAGTGCTTCCAAGTACGGCAAGTATGACATCGAC
Coding sequences within:
- the grdB gene encoding glycine reductase complex selenoprotein B encodes the protein MSKLRIVHYINQFFANIGGEEKADYQPELREGIVGPGMAFNQAFGEEAEIVATVICGDSYFNENVEAAKKTILDMISSQKPDAVICGPAFNAGRYGVACGTVALAVKEELNLPVLTGMYKENPGADMYKTKVYVVETKNSAAGMRSAVATMAPLALKLAKGEKLGSSKEEGYMPNGIRVNFFEDKRGSQRAVEMLIKKLSGKEFTTEFPMPDFDRVDPNPAVKDMAHAKIALVTSGGIVPKGNPDHIESSSASKYGKYDIDGVMDLTEATYETAHGGYDPVYANEDADRVLPVDVLREFEKEGKIGSLHRYFYTTVGNGTSVANSKRFAAEFAQELRNDGVDAVILTSTUGTCTRCGATMVKEIERAGIPVVHIATVVPISLTVGANRIVPAIAIPHPLGNPALTMEEEKEIRRHILTKALTALETPVTEQTVFE